In the Phaseolus vulgaris cultivar G19833 chromosome 7, P. vulgaris v2.0, whole genome shotgun sequence genome, one interval contains:
- the LOC137830294 gene encoding protein ROS1A-like isoform X2 codes for MEVGEMGRKEPEVEVPLVPATPIKPVPLKPVPIYTPGEINQMGYHANGAVACVEFLIGQEKLCRSDVGSNVAGDCGKTCEHTASDAASSFSKLGFCEHLFAVEAESRNSSVTQGNNEGLKNPFVPSVILDNMRDPQETYIACCSNTTSQDTPFTLDNANKENRQIASMQINMEENDPGGEERTGHASKLDSNVLPSSKELCDPAIEFGAISSPFKENQNQDMGSNLDTDLNKTPQQKPRRRKHRPKVIKEGKPKRTPKPVTPKPVKSKENPTVKRKYVRKNALSKTSIPPMEVTRELTKEMSGTAKMSCKRAINFDMGTRDESSAAIENTIALLGKGNGVNVGLADDLDTSVKQASNSYTSLPEDTQALNIFPLGRKGWGTKPEEKPAPKRKYVKRKGVNVTSAPAAEMTKEMPQYTQMPCTESINFDGRARDQSCAVKENATVHPGSEIGVVSQEMNAGLQNYLNTSIMQPSNDCMSLAEDSSALNTSSGRKGSVTEPEENSAVKKNTRRKKVNETSPTEVTGEMTTENVPESAQMSYAGSVKFYLRTRDQSHAIQENPIVIPGSEIGLVMQDTNVGFAYDLNTAMKLTPYSYMSLPEETQANTSSRKKRSGTKPEENPTAKRKYVRKKGVKTSAPPIEVPGELTREKMSASAQTSCTQSINFDERAREKSYAVKENLSGHPGSEMNVSLAYDFNTSTKQTLNEDMTPPKDAQAPGPSSKINLPGTKTKENLTSKRKNVRKKELNLTETVIHKSNNMSWKNSIKNLDSPFGKENMALDETKVGLTYNQDTWMNATSTNCIPSSERTQDPSSSILKYTHLGEKLNANSVGNKNKGQATTQDGNICNSQSSTIRLQMVGTKRKCSGSFSHADDSNMNLTGAHYNELSSYQASFCPQFPNVQKKMRTEKEKTSATDITSVTATKELQQTYPQEDALGHPYASSSSCCIYGSGYNTIGVPVISEFTEKFIDDTPTFDEFILSLKRMAERSKTSNCDSGSPTRIRNCDTEPNYTTKQVEISGRETCGDAKRPQTCTGALVAETPTTLPKKKRNRKKKVLSSSAHSSTNGMLQHHNFTLGNYSMAVGKSSDVASEVLWKTMNYVDALALQFRRLNIDTEARDLSIHEQNALVLYKQKNSLLRVDGAIVPFQIKKQHLRPKVDLDDETDRVWKLLLLDINSPGIDGTDEDKAKWWEEERNVFRGRADSFIARMHLVQGDRRFSRWKGSVVDSVVGVFLTQNVSDHLSSSAFMSLAARFPKNSGSMCKAQQAEDTRLVEEPQVHVVEPDEGTEWNVKLLNQSVYDQSSLTVDIVEHSGEKEAINSNDSCGTTSSVISLSDESNSRLSVSSQQNIKEHCSPMESRLCCSTIEEREEKSCYDGDRKELIDIVSSQGSVISSQISGDFSNDQNPEKIGSCSDSNSEVEVLSNTAKYNHFDSNTSFSKLLEMVSSTKFYEDNNHKSKSNENFRDAYDQPLCMEHDNPIESLQKSSVTQGSSEASINVSHDCFDPFKTKSSTHDFLKKNNENDKNRSSFQTTEPAGEVAITLSQTIESQVHQEQSNHQQQSFFNFNSPGQTQDIMQKERGSDLGKHKSATRNGTNEISSAPIKVKSKEQGKDKKDDFNWDILRIEAQAKAGKREKTENTMDSLDWEAVRCVDVGEIANTIKERGMNNRLAERIQSFLNRLVDEHGSIDLEWLRDVPPDKAKEYLLSVKGLGLKSVECVRLLTLHHLAFPVDTNVGRIAVRLGWVPLQPLPESLQLHLLELYPVLESIQKYLWPRLCKLDQKTLYELHYQMITFGKVFCTKSKPNCNACPMRGECRHFASAFARTQ; via the exons ATGGAGGTTGGGGAGATGGGTAGAAAGGAGCCAGAAGTTGAGGTTCCTTTGGTCCCTGCCACTCCTATTAAGCCTGTTCCTCTAAAACCAGTGCCGATCTACACACCTGGGGAGATTAACCAAATGGGTTATCATGCAAATGGAGCAGTTGCATGTGTTGAATTTTTAATTGGCCAAGAGAAATTGTGTAGGTCGGATGTTGGGTCAAACGTCGCAGGTGACTGTGGCAAAACTTGTGAACATACAGCTTCGGATGCTGCCTCCAGCTTCAGCAAACTCGGGTTTTGTGAACATTTGTTCGCAGTTGAGGCTGAATCGAGGAACTCTAGTGTGACACAAGGGAATAATGAAGGATTGAAAAATCCATTTGTTCCTTCAGTCATCCTTGACAATATGCGAGACCCTCAGG AAACATACATTGCTTGCTGTAGCAACACAACTTCACAGGATACCCCATTTACACTTGACAATGCCAACAAAGAAAACAGACAAATAGCATCAATGCAAATCAATATGGAAGAAAATGATCCAGGAGGGGAAGAGAGAACTGGCCATGCCAGTAAGCTTGACAGTAATGTCCTGCCGAGCAGCAAAGAACTCTGTGACCCTGCCATTGAATTTGGTGCTATTTCTTCACCATTCAAAGAgaatcaaaaccaagatatggGAAGCAATCTTGATACCGATCTTAAtaaaacaccacaacaaaaacCGAGGAGAAGAAAGCACCGTCCCAAGGTCATCAAAGAAGGCAAACCCAAAAGAACTCCGAAGCCTGTTACCCCAAAGCCTGTTAAATCAAAAGAAAACCCAACTGTGAAGAGGAAATATGTGAGAAAGAATGCCCTGAGCAAGACTTCTATTCCTCCAATGGAAGTGACTAGAGAATTGACAAAAGAAATGTCTGGAACTGCCAAAATGTCTTGTAAAAGAGCCATAAATTTTGACATGGGAACTAGAGATGAAAGTTCTGCTGCCATAGAAAACACAATTGCACTATTGGGAAAAGGAAATGGTGTGAATGTAGGCCTTGCAGACGATCTAGACACTTCTGTGAAGCAGGCGTCAAACAGTTACACATCACTACCAGAAGACACACAAGCCCTGAATATATTTCCTTTGGGAAGAAAAGGCTGGGGAACAAAGCCAGAGGAAAAGCCAGCTCCCAAGAGGAAGTATGTGAAAAGGAAAGGAGTGAACGTGACTTCAGCTCCTGCAGCCGAAATGACTAAAGAGATGCCCCAATATACCCAAATGCCATGTACAGAGTCCATAAATTTTGATGGCAGGGCAAGAGATCAAAGTTGTGCAGTCAAAGAGAATGCAACAGTACATCCTGGTAGTGAGATTGGTGTAGTCAGTCAGGAAATGAATGCAGGCCTACAAAACTATCTTAACACTTCCATTATGCAGCCATCAAACGATTGCATGTCATTAGCAGAAGACTCAAGTGCCCTAAATACATCTTCAGGAAGAAAAGGCTCCGTGACAGAACCAGAAGAAAACTCAGCTGTCAAGAAGAATACAAGAAGGAAAAAGGTGAATGAGACTTCTCCAACAGAAGTGACTGGAGAAATGACTACAGAAAATGTGCCTGAGTCAGCCCAAATGTCATATGCAGGGTctgtaaaattttatttgagAACAAGAGATCAAAGTCATGCAATCCAAGAGAATCCTATTGTCATTCCAGGCAGTGAAATTGGTCTAGTCATGCAGGATACTAATGTAGGCTTTGCGTATGATCTAAACACTGCCATGAAGCTGACACCATACAGTTACATGTCATTACCAGAAGAAACACAAGCCAATACAtcttcaagaaaaaaaagatcTGGGACAAAGCCAGAGGAAAACCCAACTGCTAAGAGGAAGTATGTGAGAAAGAAAGGAGTGAAGACATCTGCTCCTCCAATAGAAGTACCAGGAGAATTGACCAGAGAAAAGATGTCTGCATCTGCCCAAACATCATGCACACAGTCCATAAATTTTGATGAAAGAGCAAGAGAAAAAAGTTATGCAGTCAAAGAGAATCTAAGCGGACATCCAGGCAGTGAAATGAATGTAAGCCTTGCTTATGATTTTAACACTTCCACAAAGCAGACATTAAATGAAGACATGACACCACCTAAGGACGCACAAGCCCCAGGTCCATCCTCAAAAATCAATCTCCCTGGgacaaagacaaaagaaaacCTGACCAGCAAGAGGAAGAATGTGAGGAAAAAAGAATTGAATCTGACTGAAACAGTGATACATAAATCTAACAATATGTCATGGAAAAACTctataaaaaatttagattcGCCCTTTGGAAAGGAAAATATGGCGTTAGATGAAACAAAAGTAGGTCTCACCTATAATCAAGACACTTGGATGAATGCAACTTCAACTAATTGCATTCCATCGTCTGAGAGAACACAAGACCCTAGTTCGTCTATTTTAAAATACACCCACCTTGGGGAAAAGCTGAATGCCAACTCTGTAGGGAACAAAAACAAAGGTCAGGCAACTACTCAGGATGGAAATATCTGTAATAGTCAAAGTTCAACCATAAGGTTACAAATGGTTGGTACAAAGAGGAAATGTTCTGGTAGCTTTAGTCATGCAGATGACAGCAACATGAATCTGACTGGTGCACACTATAATGAATTGTCATCATACCAGGCTAGCTTTTGCCCTCAGTTTCCAAACGTACAGAAGAAAATGAGAACTGAAAAGGAGAAAACTTCTGCCACAGACATCACATCTGTGACTGCAACAAAAGAACTCCAACAGACATACCCTCAGGAAGATGCTCTAGGACATCCTTATGCATCAAGCTCTAGCTGCTGTATTTATGGATCTGGATATAATACAATAGGAGTCCCAGTCATTAGTGAATTTACTGAAAAATTCATTGATGATACTCCAACATTTGACGAGTTTATCTTGTCTTTGAAAAGGATGGCAGAAAGGTCTAAAACCTCTAATTGTGATTCTGGTTCTCCAACCAGAATTAGGAACTGTGATACTGAACCAAATTATACTACAAAACAAGTAGAGATCTCTGGCAGAGAAACATGTGGGGATGCAAAAAGACCTCAAACATGCACTGGTGCTTTAGTCGCCGAGACACCTACAACACTTCCAAAAAAGAAGCGGAATAGAAAGAAAAAGGTCCTATCCAGTTCAGCACATTCTAGCACAAACGGGATGCTACAGCACCATAATTTTACTTTGGGAAATTACTCTATGGCAGTGGGGAAGTCATCAG ATGTTGCTTCAGAAGTACTGTGGAAAACCATGAACTATGTTGATGCATTAGCATTGCAGTTTAGACGACTAAACATAGACACAGAAGCCAGAGACCTCTCAATTCATGAGCAGAATGCACTTGTTCTGTATAAACAGAAAAACAGCCTTCTCCGTGTAGATGGAGCCATTGTGCCCTTTCAGATAAAGAAACAGCATCTACGACCAAAGGTTGACCTTGATGATGAGACTGATAGAGTGTGGAAGCTTTTGTTGCTTGATATAAACAGTCCTGGAATTGACGGAACAGATGAAGACAAGGCCAAATGGTGGGAAGAAGAGCGAAATGTGTTCCGAGGACGAGCAGACTCATTTATTGCACGAATGCATCTTGTACAAG GAGACAGACGATTTTCTCGATGGAAAGGATCAGTTGTGGATTCAGTGGTTGGAGTTTTCCTCACCCAGAATGTCTCTGACCATCTTTCCAG CTCTGCATTTATGTCTCTTGCTGCTCGATTTCCCAAAAATTCAGGCAGCATGTGCAAAGCACAACAGGCAGAAGACACAAGGCTGGTAGAAGAACCACAAGTGCATGTAGTTGAACCAGATGAGGGCACTGAATGGAACGTAAAATTATTGAATCAATCTGTTTATGACCAGAGTTCTTTGACAGTAGATATAGTTGAGCATTCTGGAGAAAAAGAAGCCATCAACAGCAATGATTCCTGTGGAACTACCAGCAGTGTAATTAGCTTGTCAGATGAATCAAACTCCAGATTGTCAGTATCATCTCAACAAAATATTAAGGAACACTGTAGTCCAATGGAGAGTAGACTATGTTGTTCCACAATTGaggaaagagaagaaaaatcATGTTATGATGGTGATAGGAAAGAGTTAATTGACATAGTTTCATCCCAAGGCTCTGTCATTTCATCTCAAATTTCTGGAGATTTTTCAAATGATCAAAATCCTGAGAAAATAGGATCATGCTCTGATAGCAACTCAGAAGTAGAAGTTCTGTCCAACACAGCAAAGTACAATCATTTTGATAGTAACACTTCTTTCAGTAAACTCCTCGAAATGGTTAGTTCAACCAAGTTTTATGAAGATAACAATCATAAAAGCAAATCAAATGAGAACTTCAGAGATGCATATGATCAACCTTTATGTATGGAGCATGACAATCCAATAGAAAGCTTGCAAAAATCAAGTGTTACTCAAGGCTCTTCAGAAGCATCCATCAACGTGTCCCATGACTGCTTTGATCCTTTCAAAACCAAATCATCAACACATGACttcttaaagaaaaataatgaaaatgacAAGAACAGATCTAGTTTTCAAACAACAGAACCTGCTGGCGAAGTTGCAATTACTCTTTCTCAAACTATCGAGTCTCAAGTCCATCAGGAACAAAGCAATCACCAGCAGCAAAGCTTTTTCAATTTCAACAGCCCTGGACAAACTCAAGATATTATGCAGAAAGAAAGGGGATCAGATCTTGGCAAGCACAAAAGTGCGACAAGGAATGGAACCAATGAGATAAGTTCTGCCCCAATAAAAGTAAAGAGCAAGGAACAAGGAAAAGATAAAAAGGATGATTTTAACTGGGATATTTTAAGAATAGAAGCACAAGCTAAGGCTGGGAAAAGAGAGAAGACAGAAAACACCATGGATTCTTTGGATTGGGAAGCTGTGAGATGTGTAGATGTCGGTGAAATTGCCAATACCATCAAAGAACGGGGTATGAACAACAGGCTTGCAGAACGTATTCAG AGTTTCCTGAATCGACTGGTTGATGAACATGGAAGCATTGACCTTGAATGGCTGAGAGACGTTCCACCTGACAAAGCAAA AGAATACTTGCTCAGTGTAAAAGGATTGGGATTGAAAAGTGTGGAGTGTGTGCGGCTTTTAACACTGCACCACCTTGCCTTCCCG GTAGACACAAATGTTGGACGTATAGCAGTACGACTGGGGTGGGTCCCTCTGCAGCCACTGCCTGAATCACTACAGTTGCATCTCCTAGAATT GTACCCAGTGTTGGAATCAATACAAAAATACCTCTGGCCTCGACTGTGCAAGCTAGATCAAAAAACACT ATATGAGCTACATTACCAGATGATTACATTTGGAAAG GTCTTTTGTACAAAAAGCAAACCAAATTGTAATGCATGCCCAATGAGAGGAGAATGTAGACATTTTGCAAGTGCATTTGCAAG